Proteins from a single region of Thiomicrorhabdus sp. Kp2:
- a CDS encoding gamma-butyrobetaine hydroxylase-like domain-containing protein produces the protein MPHPTDIKLHQKSKALEVAFDTGETFTFSCEFLRVYSQSAEVTGHAPGQEVLQLDKQGVNIVDITPVGNYAVKLHFDDGHDTGLYTWERLYDLGKNQQDYWVDYLRRVMRAGHTHPELEKLKQSIKSTD, from the coding sequence ATGCCACATCCAACCGATATCAAACTGCATCAAAAATCAAAAGCCTTAGAAGTGGCTTTTGATACGGGTGAAACTTTTACCTTTAGCTGTGAGTTTTTGCGAGTTTACTCCCAATCGGCTGAGGTTACAGGGCATGCTCCAGGCCAAGAGGTCTTGCAATTGGACAAGCAAGGTGTAAATATTGTCGATATTACCCCAGTAGGGAATTACGCGGTAAAGTTGCACTTTGATGATGGTCACGATACAGGCCTGTACACTTGGGAACGCCTATACGATTTAGGCAAAAACCAACAAGATTATTGGGTCGATTATTTACGTCGAGTCATGCGTGCTGGGCACACTCACCCAGAGTTAGAAAAATTAAAGCAAAGCATTAAATCAACGGATTAA
- the ubiE gene encoding bifunctional demethylmenaquinone methyltransferase/2-methoxy-6-polyprenyl-1,4-benzoquinol methylase UbiE, with protein sequence MSQNKNTIDFGFTEVPLEEKVKKVKGVFDSVAGNYDIMNDVMSMGIHRLWKRKTIELSGVRPGNTVLDLAGGTGDLTKAFAKRVGSTGQVVLADINESMVRVGRDRLINEGIAGNVDYTITNAEALGFPDNTFDVATIAFGLRNVTNKDKALEELYRVLKPGGQLMVLEFSKVTQPLLAKFYDFYSFNILPKMGKVIADDEASYQYLAESIRMHPDQETLKQMMLDAGFDKAEYINMNEGIVALHRAWKF encoded by the coding sequence ATGAGTCAAAATAAAAACACCATCGATTTTGGATTTACGGAAGTTCCGCTAGAAGAAAAAGTCAAAAAGGTCAAAGGCGTATTTGACTCAGTAGCAGGTAACTACGACATTATGAATGATGTGATGTCGATGGGGATTCACCGTTTATGGAAACGCAAAACCATTGAATTAAGTGGTGTTCGCCCTGGCAATACCGTGTTGGATTTAGCGGGTGGAACAGGTGACTTGACCAAGGCGTTTGCTAAACGAGTAGGAAGCACTGGCCAGGTAGTATTAGCGGATATTAACGAAAGTATGGTGCGTGTCGGTCGTGACCGTTTAATCAATGAAGGTATTGCAGGCAATGTGGACTACACCATTACCAATGCTGAAGCCTTAGGGTTTCCAGATAACACTTTTGATGTCGCCACCATCGCTTTTGGTTTGCGTAACGTCACCAATAAAGATAAAGCACTTGAAGAGTTATACCGTGTATTAAAGCCTGGTGGACAACTCATGGTGCTTGAGTTCTCTAAAGTCACTCAGCCACTTTTAGCCAAGTTTTATGATTTTTATTCATTCAATATTTTGCCAAAAATGGGCAAAGTGATTGCTGATGATGAAGCCAGTTATCAATATTTAGCCGAATCGATTCGTATGCACCCAGACCAAGAAACCCTTAAGCAGATGATGTTAGATGCGGGGTTTGATAAGGCGGAGTACATTAACATGAACGAGGGGATCGTCGCACTACACCGTGCCTGGAAGTTTTGA
- a CDS encoding SCP2 domain-containing protein — MNKQPGLVDLSFSKSLELAINTAIHLDEEHGRVFESLDGKVIELMITPFTQPLFCLINQKQIAMQRELNGEADATLKSDISEWIALPFSHNLKAEVTAGDKTIGNEFIEALSHLEIDWEEHLSHYTGDLVAFKVGHGIRSFLERKQTAKAYAGDTIREYLQFEINTLPTRNQVEHFVKDVEQISRDIEKMAERIQALVNHTKQSQ; from the coding sequence ATGAATAAACAACCAGGCCTGGTAGATTTGAGTTTTTCTAAATCACTTGAATTAGCGATAAATACGGCAATTCATTTGGATGAAGAGCACGGGCGTGTTTTTGAGTCTCTGGATGGCAAAGTGATTGAGTTGATGATTACCCCATTTACTCAGCCACTGTTTTGCTTAATCAACCAAAAGCAAATTGCCATGCAGCGTGAATTAAATGGTGAAGCGGATGCCACGTTAAAAAGTGATATTTCTGAGTGGATTGCTCTGCCATTTAGCCATAACCTTAAAGCAGAAGTTACCGCTGGCGATAAAACCATTGGTAATGAGTTTATTGAAGCACTTAGCCATCTTGAAATTGATTGGGAAGAACATCTCTCGCATTACACAGGCGATTTAGTGGCTTTTAAGGTTGGGCATGGCATTCGTTCTTTTCTTGAACGTAAGCAGACCGCCAAAGCTTATGCAGGCGATACCATTCGTGAATACTTACAGTTTGAAATCAATACCCTACCTACTCGCAACCAAGTAGAGCATTTTGTGAAAGACGTAGAGCAAATTAGCCGCGATATTGAAAAAATGGCTGAACGTATTCAAGCGCTAGTAAACCACACTAAACAATCACAATAA
- the ubiB gene encoding ubiquinone biosynthesis regulatory protein kinase UbiB, translated as MKLFKKLARIIKINRVLTHYQIDKMILTDTKYAWLIILNKIFPWNWRTGSNASRGERIRLSLEELGPIFIKLGQALSTRKDLLPHDISLELAKLQDDCPPFDETHSLQLIEKGLKQSVEEAFATFNPVPMASASIAQVHEATLHSGTEVVVKVVRPDIKPVIEQDVAIMFSLAKLLEAAVKIARRLHPVEVVAEFEKTILDELDMIREAANAGQLKRNFEGSELLYVPEVYWSHTSESVMTMERIRGIRISETEKLIEAGIDLTDLSAKGVIIFFTQVFKHNFFHADMHPGNIFVLPDGRYAAIDFGIMGTLTPEDQRYLAENFLAFFNRDYLRVSELHIESEWVPRDTRVNELESAIRSVCEPIWDRPLKEISFGLVLMRLFQTARRFGMEVQPQLVLLQKTLLNIEGLGRQLDDELDLWDTAKPFLEDWMQERVGPKGLAKKIKSNLPFWMEQAPEIPGLVYSTLNKLSHQGLSIQSQQIAKIEAQLQQQNRQQRQRAIGFVLILFGLLLPIESSYQDWIQLGLLITGGLFLIKK; from the coding sequence ATGAAGCTATTTAAAAAACTCGCCCGCATTATCAAAATCAACCGAGTGTTGACACACTACCAAATCGACAAAATGATTTTGACCGATACCAAATACGCGTGGCTAATTATTCTTAATAAAATCTTTCCATGGAACTGGCGTACAGGCTCAAATGCTTCACGTGGAGAACGTATTCGCCTATCTTTAGAAGAGTTAGGCCCTATTTTTATTAAACTTGGCCAAGCCTTATCAACCCGTAAAGATTTACTACCTCACGATATTTCTCTTGAATTAGCCAAACTACAAGATGATTGCCCTCCTTTTGATGAAACTCACTCATTGCAACTGATTGAAAAAGGGCTAAAACAATCGGTTGAAGAAGCGTTTGCGACATTCAATCCGGTGCCAATGGCGTCTGCTTCTATTGCCCAAGTACATGAAGCCACTTTGCACTCAGGCACAGAAGTGGTGGTTAAAGTCGTTCGTCCAGACATCAAACCGGTGATTGAACAAGATGTGGCGATTATGTTTAGCTTAGCTAAGCTTTTAGAAGCCGCCGTTAAAATTGCACGCCGCCTACACCCTGTTGAAGTGGTGGCTGAGTTTGAAAAAACCATTTTAGACGAACTCGATATGATTCGTGAGGCGGCGAATGCTGGCCAATTAAAGCGTAACTTTGAAGGTTCAGAACTTTTATATGTACCTGAAGTCTATTGGTCACACACCTCTGAAAGCGTGATGACCATGGAGCGCATTCGTGGGATTCGTATTAGTGAAACCGAAAAGCTGATTGAAGCTGGCATCGATTTAACTGACTTAAGCGCCAAGGGTGTGATTATCTTCTTTACCCAGGTATTCAAACACAACTTCTTCCACGCGGACATGCACCCTGGAAATATCTTTGTTTTACCAGACGGACGTTATGCCGCGATTGATTTTGGGATTATGGGCACCCTAACCCCTGAAGATCAACGTTATTTGGCCGAGAACTTTTTAGCCTTCTTTAACCGCGATTATTTACGTGTTTCTGAACTGCATATTGAATCGGAATGGGTGCCAAGAGACACCCGTGTAAATGAATTAGAATCTGCCATTCGTTCAGTATGCGAACCTATTTGGGATCGCCCGCTTAAAGAGATCTCTTTTGGTTTAGTGTTAATGCGTCTGTTTCAAACAGCGCGTCGCTTTGGCATGGAAGTACAACCTCAACTGGTATTACTGCAAAAAACCTTACTAAATATTGAAGGTTTAGGCCGCCAGCTAGATGATGAGTTAGACCTTTGGGATACCGCAAAACCGTTTTTAGAAGATTGGATGCAAGAACGTGTAGGACCAAAAGGCTTAGCCAAAAAAATCAAAAGTAATTTGCCATTCTGGATGGAACAAGCCCCAGAGATACCAGGCCTGGTATATAGCACGTTAAATAAGCTATCACATCAAGGGTTGAGTATTCAATCACAGCAGATTGCCAAAATTGAGGCACAACTACAACAACAAAATCGCCAACAGCGTCAAAGAGCCATTGGTTTTGTATTGATTTTATTTGGTCTGTTACTCCCCATTGAATCTAGCTATCAGGATTGGATTCAACTTGGTTTACTGATTACGGGTGGATTGTTTTTAATCAAAAAATAA
- a CDS encoding thioredoxin fold domain-containing protein — MRTKILGLSLTLALLLPVSNSQAGEILPLAVDLQKTAKTAEKHNIPVVVFFTATWCNYCKKLEENILHPLLETTNIENYAEFRQIIMDKAHWQMKDFSGNDIEMKTFAPSQKVIVAPTTYVYNSQGELIAEPILGLTLEEFYPGNLEKAINQGLKALGNEKRLDIYKMVEESKIKY; from the coding sequence ATGCGCACTAAAATCTTAGGCTTAAGTTTAACTTTAGCTTTATTACTGCCTGTATCAAATAGCCAAGCTGGCGAAATTTTACCGCTTGCTGTTGATTTGCAAAAAACCGCTAAAACCGCTGAAAAACACAATATCCCTGTTGTGGTTTTCTTTACCGCAACCTGGTGTAACTACTGTAAAAAGCTTGAAGAGAATATTCTTCATCCTCTGCTAGAAACCACCAATATTGAAAACTACGCCGAGTTTAGACAAATCATTATGGACAAAGCGCATTGGCAAATGAAAGATTTTTCAGGTAACGATATAGAGATGAAAACCTTTGCCCCATCGCAAAAGGTCATTGTTGCACCAACAACCTACGTATACAACTCACAAGGCGAGCTGATTGCCGAACCTATTCTTGGCTTAACTTTAGAAGAGTTTTACCCAGGTAACTTAGAAAAAGCCATTAACCAAGGTCTTAAAGCCCTTGGTAATGAAAAACGTTTGGACATCTACAAAATGGTTGAAGAAAGTAAAATTAAATATTAA
- a CDS encoding HPP family protein, whose protein sequence is MFAIYNIEGRRFRDNLEKLKKVHSPHKNQQADFHQNIAQDETVIIQGTATEKINSQGIDAYRKMLHANERTQIFHAYQVMNHPVTTLPPETPIQEAYHLFKTHQVNQMPVSTHQMQLIGLVTIRDLLAYIIEDGDQISFVKNKTVQDAMSSEVITADPISDVRRIASVMLDYDVTAVPIVNQQDHLVGIVTRSDLLKAMLNDPPLSLWS, encoded by the coding sequence ATGTTTGCAATATACAACATTGAAGGTCGACGTTTTAGAGATAACCTTGAGAAATTAAAAAAAGTCCACTCACCTCATAAAAATCAACAAGCGGACTTTCACCAAAATATCGCCCAAGATGAAACCGTCATTATTCAAGGCACCGCTACTGAAAAAATCAATTCTCAAGGAATAGACGCCTACAGAAAAATGTTACATGCCAATGAAAGAACACAAATCTTTCATGCCTACCAAGTAATGAATCACCCCGTCACAACACTCCCACCAGAAACGCCTATCCAAGAGGCCTACCACCTCTTTAAGACCCATCAAGTCAATCAAATGCCCGTTAGCACACATCAAATGCAACTTATTGGGCTAGTCACCATTAGAGACCTTTTGGCCTATATTATCGAAGATGGCGACCAAATCTCATTTGTAAAAAACAAAACCGTACAAGACGCCATGTCATCAGAAGTGATAACGGCTGACCCAATATCAGACGTAAGACGAATCGCCAGTGTCATGCTCGACTACGACGTGACCGCCGTACCCATTGTAAACCAACAAGACCACCTAGTCGGCATAGTAACCCGTAGCGACCTACTCAAAGCGATGCTAAATGATCCACCGCTCAGCCTATGGAGCTAA
- the ychF gene encoding redox-regulated ATPase YchF has protein sequence MAIKCGIVGLPNVGKSTLFNALTNAGIESANYPFCTIEPNVGVVPVPDEREAALAAIVNPERTLSATVDFMDIAGLVEGASKGEGLGNKFLANIRETDAIVQVVRCFENDDIVHVAGKVDPISDIEIINMELIFADMESIEKAIQKVQRIAKSGDKEATARMVILQKVLKELEEGKLVRLMGLSDDELKELRDLHLLTVKPMMYIANVNEDGFENNPLLDSVKTLADEQNAIVVAICASLEEEIAQLDDEDKADFLEEMGQDEPGLNRVIRAGYELLGLQTYFTAGVKEVRAWTVKKGATAPQAAGVIHTDFEKGFIRAEVTAYQDFVDNKGDAGAKAAGKQRLEGKEYIVQDGDVMHFRFNV, from the coding sequence ATGGCAATTAAATGCGGTATCGTAGGCTTACCCAACGTTGGTAAATCTACTCTATTTAATGCATTAACTAATGCAGGTATTGAATCAGCAAACTATCCGTTTTGTACTATAGAGCCAAACGTTGGTGTTGTTCCCGTTCCAGATGAACGTGAAGCCGCGCTAGCCGCCATTGTTAATCCTGAAAGAACACTTTCAGCAACCGTTGATTTTATGGATATTGCAGGCCTGGTAGAAGGGGCTTCTAAAGGTGAGGGGCTTGGTAACAAGTTCTTAGCAAATATCCGTGAAACAGATGCAATTGTGCAAGTTGTTCGTTGTTTTGAAAATGACGATATCGTTCACGTTGCAGGGAAGGTTGACCCAATTTCTGATATTGAAATCATCAATATGGAACTGATTTTTGCCGATATGGAATCGATTGAAAAAGCGATTCAAAAAGTACAGCGTATTGCCAAAAGTGGTGACAAAGAAGCGACGGCTCGAATGGTCATTCTACAAAAAGTCTTAAAAGAGCTAGAAGAAGGCAAATTGGTTCGCTTAATGGGTTTATCGGATGATGAACTTAAAGAATTAAGAGATTTACACCTACTAACCGTTAAGCCAATGATGTACATCGCCAATGTCAATGAAGATGGTTTTGAAAACAACCCTCTACTCGATTCTGTAAAAACTTTGGCTGATGAACAAAATGCAATTGTGGTCGCGATTTGTGCCTCATTAGAAGAAGAAATTGCCCAGTTAGACGACGAAGACAAAGCGGATTTTTTAGAAGAAATGGGGCAAGATGAACCAGGTCTAAATCGTGTTATTCGTGCGGGTTATGAGCTTTTAGGATTACAAACTTACTTCACAGCGGGTGTAAAAGAAGTTCGTGCCTGGACAGTGAAAAAGGGCGCAACCGCTCCACAAGCCGCAGGTGTCATTCATACCGACTTCGAAAAAGGGTTTATCCGTGCCGAAGTTACAGCCTATCAAGACTTTGTTGATAACAAAGGTGATGCAGGGGCAAAAGCCGCAGGTAAACAGCGTTTAGAAGGTAAAGAATATATTGTGCAAGACGGGGATGTCATGCATTTCCGCTTCAACGTCTAA
- the pth gene encoding aminoacyl-tRNA hydrolase, which yields MSSVQLIVGLGNPGDKYEQTRHNAGFWFVDEVARQYGVEFRPETKFLGLAARVQSNGLDFWLLKPTTFMNRSGQSIQALAKFYKIPVESILVAHDELDLPTGTAKLKVGGGHGGHNGLRDTIAAMGKEFMRLRLGVGHPGHKDLVVDYVLKNPSKTDRQLIDDASYEATRVVPDLVKGDLAKAMQELHTKP from the coding sequence ATGTCATCTGTTCAATTAATTGTTGGTCTGGGAAATCCAGGCGATAAATATGAGCAGACCCGACATAACGCCGGTTTTTGGTTTGTGGACGAAGTTGCTAGACAATACGGTGTAGAGTTTCGTCCAGAAACCAAGTTTCTTGGATTAGCGGCACGGGTTCAATCAAACGGATTAGACTTTTGGTTACTTAAACCAACCACCTTTATGAACCGAAGTGGTCAGTCTATTCAAGCGCTGGCAAAGTTTTATAAAATTCCAGTCGAATCCATTCTTGTAGCCCATGATGAACTTGATTTACCAACAGGTACAGCAAAACTCAAAGTCGGCGGTGGCCATGGTGGGCACAATGGGCTGCGCGATACCATTGCTGCAATGGGCAAAGAGTTTATGCGTTTACGATTAGGTGTCGGTCATCCAGGTCATAAAGACCTAGTGGTGGATTATGTGCTTAAAAATCCATCTAAGACCGATCGACAACTGATTGATGACGCCAGTTATGAAGCCACTCGTGTTGTACCTGATCTAGTGAAAGGTGATCTTGCTAAAGCGATGCAAGAATTGCATACAAAACCATAA
- a CDS encoding 50S ribosomal protein L25/general stress protein Ctc, producing the protein MSQNWTAEIRTEEGKGASRRLRNTGKVPAIIYGAGKDAVSVSFSGNFIKKAFQNNDNFNSVLTVDVTGGESESCVVKDIQRHPSTGEVSHIDLQRAGANNKLTKKVPLNFVGQAKSPGVKLGGLMSFLQATVEVSCLAKDLPTKIDVDVSAMNAGTSMRLSQLVMPEGVILTALSHGNADYDQAVVNIGAPKRK; encoded by the coding sequence ATGAGCCAAAATTGGACAGCAGAAATCCGTACAGAAGAAGGGAAAGGTGCGAGCCGCCGCCTTCGTAATACGGGTAAAGTACCAGCAATTATCTATGGTGCTGGTAAAGATGCAGTATCTGTATCATTTTCAGGAAACTTCATTAAGAAGGCTTTCCAAAACAACGATAACTTTAACTCTGTATTAACAGTAGATGTTACTGGTGGTGAATCTGAGTCTTGTGTTGTTAAAGACATTCAGCGTCATCCTTCTACAGGTGAAGTATCACACATCGATTTACAACGTGCAGGTGCTAACAACAAACTAACTAAGAAAGTTCCATTGAACTTTGTTGGTCAAGCTAAGTCACCAGGTGTTAAATTGGGTGGTCTAATGTCTTTCTTACAAGCAACGGTTGAAGTTAGCTGTTTAGCTAAAGACCTACCTACTAAGATTGACGTAGATGTTTCAGCAATGAATGCTGGTACAAGTATGCGTCTTTCTCAGTTAGTTATGCCAGAAGGTGTTATCTTAACTGCCTTATCTCACGGTAATGCAGATTATGACCAAGCGGTTGTAAACATTGGTGCACCTAAGCGTAAGTAA
- a CDS encoding ribose-phosphate pyrophosphokinase: protein MANKNVMIFAGNANVSLAEKISQYLDIPLGKADVGRFSDGEIMVEIKESVRGQDVYVLQPTCTPEPAVNLMEMLVMIDALKRASAARITAVIPYYGFARQDRRPYSARVPITARLAADMITAAGADRVVTVDLHSDQIQGFFNVPVDNIYGSPLLVEDMQQNYNLDNVTIVSPDMGGVVRARAVAKAINADMAIIDKRRPKANVAQVMNIIGDIEGHDCIIVDDMVDTAGTLCKAAAALMERGAKSVSAYVVHAVLSGPAVENIEGSVLKEVVVTDSIPESAEAKSCSKIRRVSISKMLGETIRRVNLEESVTALMKH, encoded by the coding sequence ATGGCTAACAAAAATGTCATGATCTTTGCGGGTAACGCAAACGTCAGTCTCGCTGAAAAAATCTCACAATATTTAGATATCCCATTAGGTAAAGCCGACGTAGGTCGTTTTAGTGATGGTGAAATCATGGTCGAGATTAAAGAATCCGTTCGTGGACAAGATGTCTATGTTCTGCAACCAACCTGTACCCCTGAACCAGCCGTAAATCTGATGGAAATGCTTGTGATGATTGATGCACTTAAACGTGCTTCAGCCGCTCGTATCACCGCTGTTATTCCTTATTACGGTTTTGCACGTCAAGATCGTCGTCCTTATTCAGCTCGTGTACCTATTACGGCACGTTTAGCGGCCGATATGATTACCGCAGCAGGGGCAGATCGTGTAGTCACGGTTGATTTACACTCGGATCAGATTCAAGGTTTCTTTAACGTTCCTGTAGATAATATCTACGGTTCTCCTCTTTTGGTAGAGGATATGCAACAGAATTACAATCTGGATAATGTCACGATTGTTTCACCTGATATGGGTGGAGTGGTTCGAGCAAGAGCCGTTGCAAAAGCCATTAATGCCGATATGGCCATTATCGATAAACGTCGTCCTAAAGCCAATGTGGCTCAAGTGATGAATATTATTGGTGATATTGAAGGCCATGATTGTATCATTGTCGATGATATGGTGGATACAGCGGGCACATTATGTAAAGCGGCTGCTGCTTTAATGGAGCGTGGTGCTAAAAGTGTTTCAGCTTATGTTGTTCACGCTGTATTGTCAGGGCCTGCCGTTGAAAATATTGAAGGTTCAGTCTTAAAAGAAGTGGTTGTAACCGATTCAATTCCTGAAAGTGCTGAAGCTAAATCTTGTTCAAAAATTCGTCGTGTATCTATTTCAAAGATGCTGGGTGAAACAATACGTCGCGTAAACTTAGAAGAGTCAGTGACGGCCTTAATGAAGCATTAA
- a CDS encoding tetratricopeptide repeat protein, protein MNRNKTNKTEQADVLSFFSTAWLLPGLVSGFLLLSGCGLTTAIKDESTAQNSEKAISSDSKSNRKTVAAENISLDSGSMFEILAAEMMVQKGQAASAFEVLYPLAVQTKDKALAERTFQVAMASYDVTNIEKATQHWREVDPESAVAWRASFLLTLRHENISKAIEEWETYIKLSNNSLADELISTANKVASTVPKKPGTEFFQALTQKYKDEWAAYYGLGMISIVYQNPEIGIVALEKAKPLLPKEDYEKSLPIFYNLLSKLYLMSGNPESGIRAITPYLDSSPDDLLIQERVARLEVQAKRYTDAKNRYEFILKSEPEAYTSLLSLALIQMELQEYESAEQNLIKVKANKLYESVGNYYLGVLYQDNGRNALAEQMFKTVTDENYSLDAQLHLSEIYFAEKNTQKAFEVLNSISAKTVEDQVKVLRAKAIFTSADEKNLEAVTLYSKALSLDENNVEMLKAQSLLFYKLEKFDDYEANLLRVLKIDGNDTDALNALGYYYVEQKMKLDQAYVLLKKALSIQPESYYILDSLGWYFYQVNQFDEALKYLNMAFAIEKDDEVLIHLVTVYWQNQEINRAKSLWKKYHQNFLQNDRVQNLINELELGNTK, encoded by the coding sequence ATGAACCGTAACAAAACTAATAAAACTGAACAAGCTGATGTATTGAGCTTTTTTAGTACGGCTTGGTTGTTACCAGGCCTGGTAAGTGGTTTTTTACTGCTTTCAGGTTGTGGTCTAACCACGGCTATTAAAGATGAGTCAACAGCTCAAAATAGTGAAAAAGCCATAAGCAGTGATTCCAAATCTAACCGCAAAACGGTTGCGGCTGAAAACATTTCATTAGACTCAGGTTCTATGTTTGAGATTTTAGCCGCAGAGATGATGGTGCAAAAAGGTCAAGCAGCATCGGCATTTGAGGTTTTGTATCCACTGGCAGTTCAGACAAAAGATAAAGCCTTAGCGGAGCGGACTTTTCAGGTTGCTATGGCAAGCTACGATGTGACCAATATTGAGAAGGCAACACAGCATTGGAGAGAGGTTGATCCTGAATCTGCTGTGGCTTGGAGAGCTTCTTTTTTGCTTACATTAAGACACGAAAATATAAGTAAAGCCATAGAAGAGTGGGAAACTTATATTAAGTTATCAAACAATTCGCTTGCCGATGAGTTGATTAGTACAGCCAATAAAGTGGCATCAACTGTGCCTAAAAAGCCTGGAACCGAGTTTTTTCAAGCTTTAACACAAAAATATAAAGATGAATGGGCCGCTTATTATGGATTAGGAATGATATCAATTGTTTATCAAAATCCAGAAATAGGCATTGTTGCGCTTGAAAAAGCAAAACCTCTATTGCCAAAAGAGGATTATGAAAAATCTTTACCCATTTTTTATAATTTGCTGTCAAAGCTTTATTTAATGAGCGGTAATCCAGAGAGCGGTATCCGCGCCATAACCCCTTACTTAGACAGCTCGCCTGATGATCTATTAATTCAAGAGAGAGTGGCTCGCTTAGAGGTTCAGGCAAAACGCTATACGGATGCTAAGAATCGTTATGAATTTATACTAAAGTCAGAACCAGAGGCCTATACCTCTTTACTGTCGTTGGCTTTAATTCAAATGGAGCTGCAAGAGTATGAATCTGCAGAACAGAATTTGATTAAAGTGAAAGCAAATAAGCTTTATGAGTCCGTTGGTAACTACTACTTAGGTGTTTTGTACCAGGATAATGGTCGTAATGCTTTAGCAGAGCAGATGTTTAAAACAGTGACCGATGAGAACTATTCGCTTGACGCTCAGTTGCATTTGTCTGAAATATATTTTGCTGAAAAAAATACCCAAAAAGCTTTTGAAGTACTGAATAGTATTAGTGCTAAAACAGTAGAGGATCAAGTTAAGGTTTTGCGTGCTAAGGCGATTTTTACCAGTGCAGATGAAAAAAATCTTGAAGCCGTAACTCTCTATAGCAAAGCGTTAAGTTTGGATGAAAATAACGTTGAAATGTTAAAGGCTCAATCTTTACTGTTTTATAAACTAGAAAAATTTGACGACTATGAAGCCAACTTGTTAAGAGTGCTTAAAATTGATGGTAATGATACCGATGCATTGAATGCATTAGGTTATTACTATGTAGAACAAAAGATGAAGTTAGATCAAGCTTATGTTTTACTAAAAAAGGCTTTATCGATTCAACCAGAAAGTTATTATATTTTAGATAGTTTGGGTTGGTATTTTTATCAGGTAAACCAGTTTGACGAAGCCTTAAAGTATTTAAATATGGCTTTTGCCATTGAAAAGGATGATGAAGTGCTTATTCATCTCGTTACAGTCTATTGGCAGAATCAAGAAATCAATCGAGCAAAATCATTATGGAAAAAATATCATCAGAATTTTTTACAAAATGACAGAGTTCAGAATTTAATCAATGAGTTGGAATTAGGAAATACAAAGTAA